The proteins below come from a single Oryzias latipes chromosome 14, ASM223467v1 genomic window:
- the LOC101161824 gene encoding CXADR-like membrane protein: protein MKILVLLLALLTVSECDRKLTGRIGKSITLPCKYDIKANGPTKVCWGRGRVPSTGCSDELLATDGHKVKAETQTSSRYQLLGRLDEGDVSLTIVNVTEEDAGMYGCRVKISGLFNDEKHNIQLTVKPASDCDDDGIVAHVGQDVTLPCGYNISTNGEIPMCWGKEGQYFLGCRNELIATDGSRVKEDSRASSRYQLLGRLDQGDVSLTIRNVTEEDSGLYACRVKIPGIFNDELYYMDLSVVKAPPLIIGQKQQSSRTDCRTRNRK, encoded by the exons ATGAAGAtcctggtgctgctgctggCGCTCCTCACAG TCTCTGAATGTGATAGGAAACTTACCGGGCGAATAGGTAAGAGCATCACTCTGCCCTGTAAATATGACATAAAAGCCAACGGACCTACAAAGGTGTGCTGGGGTCGAGGTCGTGTTCCTAGCACCGGCTGCAGCGACGAGCTCCTGGCCACAGACGGACATAAAGTGAAAGCAGAAACTCAAACTTCCAGCAGGTATCAGCTGCTGGGACGACTGGATGAAGGAGACGTTTCTCTGACCATCGTGAACGTCACAGAGGAAGATGCTGGAATGTACGGATGCAGAGTGAAGATTAGTGGACTGTTCAACGATGAGAAACATAATATCCAATTGACCGTTAAACCAG CCTCTGACTGCGACGATGACGGAATTGTGGCTCACGTTGGTCAGGACGTCACTTTGCCCTGTGGATACAACATAAGCACCAATGGAGAGATACCAATGTGCTGGGGCAAAGAAGGACAATACTTCTTAGGCTGCAGAAATGAGCTCATCGCCACTGACGGATCCAGAGTGAAGGAAGATAGCAGAGCTTCCAGTAGGTATCAGCTGCTGGGACGTCTGGACCAAGGAGATGTTTCTCTGACCATCCGGAACGTCACAGAGGAAGATTCTGGACTGTACGCATGCAGAGTGAAGATCCCTGGAATCTTCAATGACGAACTGTATTATATGGATCTCTCAGTGGTTAAAG CTCcacctttgatcattggacaaaaacaacagagCAGCCGCACAGACTGCAGAACCCGCAACAGAAAGTGA